The Rudaeicoccus suwonensis sequence TCGATCCGCCCTTCTGGCCCGCCCACGGCAGGATCTGGTCACACCTGGTCAGCGACGAGTCGTATGCCGAGTTGCACGCCTTTGCAGCGCGGGTCGCGTTGCCGGACCGCTTGTTCGACATCGATCACTACGACGTGCCGGACGACAGGTATGCCGCAGCCCTCGCCGCCGGAGCGACTCCCGTCGGCGGTGGCGAACTCATCCGACGCCTGATCGCCAGTGGGTTACGGGTGCCGGCCCGGGAACGCCACTGACCCACGCGGTCGGCGGCACCCGCGAGATGCATCGCCCCGACGCTACGCACCAGTAGGATCGGCCGAAA is a genomic window containing:
- a CDS encoding DUF4031 domain-containing protein, which codes for MTILIDPPFWPAHGRIWSHLVSDESYAELHAFAARVALPDRLFDIDHYDVPDDRYAAALAAGATPVGGGELIRRLIASGLRVPARERH